In a single window of the Rhizobiaceae bacterium genome:
- the dapA gene encoding 4-hydroxy-tetrahydrodipicolinate synthase produces MFRGSLTALVTPFEKDGGFDAKAFRAFVDWQISEGTAGLVPVGTTGESPTLTHAEHREVVRTCVEVAKGRVPVIAGAGSNNTAEAVGLAQFAEEVGADAALVVTPYYNKPTQRGLYEHFATVAKATKLPIIIYNIPPRSVIDMTPETMGRLASDFKNIVGVKDATGKVERVSEQRMTCGKDFIQLSGEDASALGFNAHGGVGCISVTSNVAPRLCAEFQEATLNGDGRKAIELQDRLMPLHKAIFIEAGVTGAKYALSRLGKVENVVRSPLVTIEASTAEKIDAAMKHAGLIN; encoded by the coding sequence ATGTTCAGAGGATCGCTTACCGCGCTTGTGACGCCCTTCGAAAAGGATGGCGGATTCGACGCGAAAGCGTTTCGCGCTTTTGTCGATTGGCAGATCAGCGAGGGAACAGCCGGTCTGGTTCCGGTCGGCACGACGGGAGAATCGCCGACGCTCACCCATGCCGAGCACCGCGAGGTCGTAAGGACCTGCGTGGAGGTAGCAAAGGGCCGGGTTCCGGTCATCGCAGGCGCAGGGTCGAACAATACAGCAGAAGCGGTGGGGCTCGCGCAGTTCGCGGAAGAGGTCGGGGCGGATGCGGCGCTCGTCGTCACGCCTTATTACAACAAGCCGACGCAGCGCGGGCTCTACGAGCATTTCGCGACCGTCGCGAAGGCAACGAAGCTGCCGATCATCATCTACAATATTCCGCCGCGTTCGGTAATCGACATGACGCCGGAGACAATGGGAAGATTGGCGAGCGATTTCAAGAACATCGTCGGGGTCAAGGACGCCACCGGCAAGGTCGAGCGCGTTTCCGAGCAGCGCATGACATGCGGCAAGGATTTCATCCAGCTTTCGGGAGAGGACGCCTCCGCGCTCGGGTTTAATGCGCATGGCGGCGTCGGCTGCATCTCGGTCACGTCCAATGTCGCGCCCCGGCTATGCGCCGAATTTCAGGAAGCCACGTTGAACGGCGACGGCAGGAAGGCGATCGAACTTCAGGACCGTCTCATGCCCTTGCACAAGGCCATCTTTATCGAAGCGGGGGTGACGGGTGCGAAATACGCGCTGTCCCGGCTCGGCAAGGTCGAAAATGTCGTGCGCTCGCCGCTTGTCACTATTGAAGCCTCGACGGCTGAAAAGATCGACGC